The Acinetobacter calcoaceticus sequence TTGTACTGGTTGTAACGATTGATGTATTCAATCTGCACATGATTATAAGCATCCGTATCACGACTACGGCGTACTCGTACTGGCTCATCGTCACTAATAAAATCATCATCAGTTAAGTGATAAACCGGTGTGAGATCCGGAGTAAAAGTAATGCCGTTACCAGTAATTGCAGAATCACCAAAGGATCTAATTTTTAAACCATCTGGACTTGGTACAACAGCACAATTTACAGCTTCGACAATCTCATTGATTGTTTCATATGCTGGCCGTTGTTCAGTAAATGCTGGGCTAATTAAAAGATTTGCTGCACGGCAATATGTGCGGAACTCTTCTAAATCTGCCATATTCAAATTAGGTGCAGCACCGTGCCGAGGATGTGTAATAAAGTCTTCTATCACATCAGCCGGATTAGCATCATCAATAGAATCTGACAGAGTAATTGTGCTAATCACTTCAAAGTTGTGATTTGAAAGACTGGCACTATTTCCCATCTCATAATTAGCACATGCTACATATCCCAAAAATGGATAGTTAATTGCCTGATCTGGATGCTTAGAAACTAACCAGCCCCACGGCGGGTTATTGTTCCCATCATATAATTCAAACTTTAGCTGATCGATTGGATCTAGCGTAATAGATCCCTCCAGCTTTGGTATGTACTGTTCTTTATCAACCCAAATCAGGCCAATCTTTTTAATCTGATTTTCACACAATCCAAGCATGAGTGAAGCACTATAACTAAATGTTGTATTGCTGGTTTTAGTACTCCCACCTTTACCGCCTGATTTCTCAACAGTAGTGTGAGGCGTTGCTAAGAAATCACCGTACCAGAACATGTTCGCAGCCACACGAGTTTTACCATACACAAGAGGCTGGCAAAGCCCGTAAGCTGATTGTTGAATCCGCATAGAGTTAATACGGGTATCAGTAGTACTAATCGTGGTACCGCCAAATAATCCACCCATTATTTCAGCCTCTTCATACGAAAAAAGCCCGCTATACGGCGGGCTAAACTTCCTTTTGTTCCATCTTGGATAATGACTCCCTGATGGAGATAACTGTGAATGACCTGCGGCCATTCGATGACAATTGCACCATGACTGATACATTTGCCAAATTGATATAAAACGATGTCACCCGGTTGTGGTGGCCCTTCTACTGGATCACATACACCTAAGATAAGTTCTAAATAACGTTGCCCCATCTGATGCATGTGCCAATCAGGAGGATATGGCCGTGGGTCTAAATGATCAATAAGCCCTACTTTCTCGTAAACCTCACAGATTAAAGTTCCACAATCTACCCCAACTCCTTTTACTCGCCCTTGGTGATGATATGGAGTACCTAGCCATTTAAGCGCCTCTTTTACTGCTTCAAGGTTCTTCATAGTTAATACATCATGCGTTGAATGATTTGGCTACAAATATAGTTCGACTGTAACTGTTTACCTGCTGAGTTAGGATGAAGTCCATCGCGCAAGAATGTTCCCGCATCTGGATCAGATGGGTTTTGTTTCCATATTTCAAGCTCTTTGATAATCCCTGAATTACTATATTGATCAATAACATTGAAACAATAACGTTTAGCCATTTTGACTAAATTTTCATTCATGTTTTTACGTGCGACTGTTTCTTCATCAGCCCGCTGCAAGGGGTTACAGTAAAAGCATACAGCGTTAGGAAATGCCAATTTTAATGACCATAATGCCCAACGCATCGCCTCTAGTGTCAATGCACGATTAAGATCAGTTAGCGAGGTTTTGCTCATTGCTGTATCAAAGTCACCGGTGTTAACACCAGCATCATTAGTGCCGCAGGCCATCACGATAATTTCAGGAACATAACCGCTATTAATTAACCAA is a genomic window containing:
- a CDS encoding C40 family peptidase, which produces MKNLEAVKEALKWLGTPYHHQGRVKGVGVDCGTLICEVYEKVGLIDHLDPRPYPPDWHMHQMGQRYLELILGVCDPVEGPPQPGDIVLYQFGKCISHGAIVIEWPQVIHSYLHQGVIIQDGTKGSLARRIAGFFRMKRLK